The following nucleotide sequence is from Oncorhynchus clarkii lewisi isolate Uvic-CL-2024 chromosome 6, UVic_Ocla_1.0, whole genome shotgun sequence.
GAGAAATTACAGGATAGAGAACATTCAAAAGAAAAGCTTGCGTGTTCAGAAGGTGTGAAATGTTCATCTTACTTCAGCATTTATGTTTAAGCAGAACACGGGTATGGAAATCATAAGTAATATAACAGGCTAGCTAATATAACACTGTTGAAAAAATATCGATTCCAGGTCTATCATTGGTTTAATAGGCTATTGAGTATGTTTGGAAACATGAAAACTCATATGCGGGTGTTGGTTTGTTACACGACCTTGGCTAACGAAAGCATGGGATTTTAAGAAAAGCGCGTGAGAgagttctcgctctctctctctctttcctcaataGTGCTTTAGAAACCACTGAGCTCTGGCATAGTTCTCCTTCCTTGCAGCAGATGGCAGCAGATTTCTGTTCTGGACTTGTGCATGGAGCTGTCCATGGTCTTTGAAACACCACGCGGTCCACTCATTTTGAGGATAGGCCAATTTTTTTCAATCCCACTATTAAGAATGACATATATTATGAATTCAATACCATTTATACTTCAATTATTATATATCACATTGTGGAATGTTCATGTTTTTTCCCAGATAAATCTGTCTTATTTTTCTTTTGTTGTCATCTGTTGAAGAGAATTACTCCCCCTCTATCCAATGTCCGATGAGATGAAACGCATTTTCAGTTTggattcaataaaataaaaaatcaatcGACAAAAACCAAGTTACTTGTAAATGCAGAAATAGTTACTCGTAATGCAGAAAACGGCTTTAGTTGCTTGCATAATTTGATGAGGCTACAGAGGTAGATAAGAATCGAAAGGCTATGAGAACAGGTTCAAAAAGAAGATACACAAGTCGAAAATGAAAcagaagaggaaggaaaccaggGGAGAAGCTCTGCTTTTTATCTGCCGTCTGCCACCACCGAGACGAAACACTGCCAGGGAGAGCAGGGCAACAAAACTCCGCGGCGACCTCATGGCAGTCTGACGTACACCTACCGCTGCTGGTATAAATGAATTCACGGCGTCACCAGGCGCAGATGATTTGAAGGACCAGTGAGCGCCCCGGCCGTCAACACACacttgcagacacacacacacacactcacacacacacacagcaatctgCGTCATGCGTCGCCGGAATGAAGGAACGGGCACGGGAACTCCGATGGACCCCGTTAGTACCCACACCGGCTGCAGCACGAGGGACTGACCGAGCCTCCAGATTCCCCCCTTTGGCTCCCCTGTCCTATCCTACCGGGCGCGCCGTGTGTGTCTCGGACCCTGAAGAACTATGGATTTTATCAATAACGGCAGTGAAAATAACAATACGACCACAGCCTTTCCCGATGTTGTGGATGTCATTCCAGAGTGGGGTGACAATGACAAAGAAAAGGGGTCTAGAAGTGTTCCCGAGGTGGAGCTGAGTTACCAGGTGATCACCTCTCTGCTGCTCGGCGCGCTCATCCTCTGTTCCATATTCGGCAACGCGTGCGTTGTCGCGGCCATCGCGCTGGAGAGGTCTCTCCAGAACGTGGCCAACTATCTGATCGGCTCGTTAGCCGTCACGGACCTCATGGTATCAGTTCTGGTACTACCCATGGCGGCCCTCTACCAAGTCCTGAACAAATGGACTCTGGGACAGGAGATATGTGATATTTTCATCTCTCTGGACGTGTTGTGCTGCACGTCGTCCATTTTGCATCTGTGCGCAATTGCCCTGGACAGGTACTGGGCTATCACAGACCCCATAGACTATGTGAACAAACGGACACCCAGGCGAGCGGTGCTGCTGATCAGCGTGACTTGGCTGATTGGGTTCTCAATCTCCATCCCGCCCATGCTAGGCTGGAGGAAAGCCGAGGACAGGGCGAACCCGGACGCCTGCACCATCAGCCAGGACCCGGGCTACACCATCTACTCCACGTTCGGAGCTTTTTACATCCCGCTTATCCTCATGCTGGTCCTCTACGGGCGGATATTCAAGGCAGCCAGGTTCCAGGTTTGGAAAACTGTGAAGAAATCGGAAAAGGCAAAAGTGTCGGACAAGTGCTTGGCCGTGTCGCCGGCTATTTTCCACAAGAAGGTCAACGTAGAGGCGGGGGGAAAGAACTGGAAGCACAGTGTGGAACCTACATCCAAGCCTTCGTGCGTAAACGGCGCGGTGAACCACGGGGAGAACTGCGAGTCGTTGGAGATCATAGAAGTTACCAACAATTCTAAGAACCACCTGCCTCTCCCCAACACTCCACAGTCCTCACATGAGGTTGAGAACAGGAACGAAAAGAACGCTGAGGCTAAGAGGAAAATAGCTCTGGCCAGGGAGCGGAAAACGGTAAAGACGCTCGGTATCATCATGGGGACTTTTATTTTCTGCTGGCTACCGTTTTTCATCGTGGCTCTGGTCTTGCCTTTCTGTGCGGATAGCTGTTACATGCCAGAGTGGCTGGGTGCCGTCATCAACTGGCTGGGCTATTCGAACTCTCTCCTAAACCCGATCATTTATGCCTACTTTAACAAAGACATCCAAAGTGCtttcaaaaaaattataaaatgcAAATTCCATAGACAGTGAGCCGTTCATCAGTAAAGTGTTTACGTTTACTTCATTCCAATGATGGAGTTTATGAAACGCACAAAAACAACGTGTTATTTTCAGGGACTGTCTCTAGCCGACGGTGTGAATTAGAAACAGAATAGCCTATGGGTCATATACAGTGAGACGTGGAGAGAGACATGCAGTATATTTGTAGGCCTATTATGCTGTGTACGCTGCTCCTGTGTAGCATATTCGATGTTGTAGATATCTGCAAGGCATCGTTGTATTCCCATGTAAGACGTGTTATTCAAATACAATTCACAGAATTCATGCATTCCATTCACgtgacctggtctcagagcatttcgtattattctgtacgtaaatccgagacactatatttagtatgatatgttacgtttcgtatggtatgtatccACGAGACACGAAGGTTTCCGTCCTACATCATACCAGCTTTGTAGCACTGAAACAATAAAAAACTATCGAAATACTACAACTTCTGCGTGTAATGTCCACTCTTTAAGCACAAACATAGAGGTAAGCTTCCAGTGACAGTTGAAAAAGAAATCAAAGAAAGACAATTAATATTTGAGATTAAATTATTTGAATATAATCTGTTATTCTGGAATTCAGGTGATTAATTTCAAGCACGGCCAATTACGCACAGACAGCCAATTAGGCATTAGGCATTTTTTTTAGGCAATGTTGAATGAAGCTTAGCTCTAATACCAACACGGACAGTTAACGCATAAGTATATATGAGACAAATTTAAGAATATAGTTGactgaatatgaaattattttcAGAGGTGTGAGATATTGATGTTATTGGGTGAGAAACCTATGTATGGGTGTTGCATTGATCTGCAAAGTAAATGGGTATCGAGCTAAACAGTTGCAACAGTTACATCTTCCATCAACTCCATCTAATGCAAAATTAGATGTGCAATTTTCAAAAACGGAAACAGCCATTACAGTTCAGATAAGGTTAAAAGGATGGGATCTTTCtgtcgcacgcacacacacacacacacacacacacacacacacacacacacacacacacacacacacacacacacacacacacacacacacacacacacacacacacacacacacacacacacaggggcttgTGCCATTGGAATGGGTTCAGAGCTAGCTATGAAGGTAACATTAACTTGAGGCACCTTGAATTGCATTACAATAACGATTCTAACCACATACATAATGCAGTACATTGATTCTAACCATACATTTAAATGCATTATGTAGATCAGAACTTTTCATATAAATATGTAACAGATCCTAAAATTACTCCGAAATGCATTGCGTTCGAATCACAAACTCTCTATGGCACCTAAAATGAATACATCAGAAAAAGACAAACAGTGGAATAGGTTACACATTATTTTACAGAACCATCACGAACTCCCAGGCAACACAGCTGTTTGGCCTATCCTCATAGCCATAAAGCTAGCAGCTGTGGGTGGAGGTGGTAGACTGGAGGAGCATGGAGCATGTCTATTCTCCCCTTTACATTAACCATAAGGAAAATAAACACCTGACCTCAGGGCAGTGAAGTaacttaaaggtccaatgcagatgTTTTTGTCTCAATATCAAATTGTTTCTGGGTAACAATCAAATGCGTCACTGTGATTGTTTTTtagtaaaaattgtcaaaaagaaacaaagctTCTGTCTCAAGCGataatttagctaggactgtctggaagtggtctgagtagggagggactgaaaactagctgctatTGAAactggaactctctttcttattggtctatttacTTACCGCCTGgtaatgtcaccaggcaggcaaaACTCCATTctaccaaaacaggctgacatttcagccagtcttttcaaacagctcttacactaaaatggcattatcataattttcacaatttcacagtattattccatctTCATAgtgtagaaatatatatatacagtggggagaacacgtATTTGATACACTTACgatttttgcaggttttcctacttacaaagcatttgtcatttttatcataggtgcacttcaactgtgagagacggaatctaaaacaaaaatccagaaaatcacattgtatgatttttaagcaaTTAATTTGCTtaaagtatttgatcacctaccaaccagtaagaattccggctctcacagacctgttagtttttcattaagaagccctcctgttctccattcattacctgtattaactgcacctgtttgaactcgttacctgtataaaagacaccatcaatgatcatgaggaaggtgagggatcagcccagaactacacggcagaacctggtcaatgacctgaagagagctgggaccacagtctcaaagaaaaccattagtaacacactacgccgtcatggattaaaatcctgcagcgcacgcaaggtccccctgctcaagccagcgcatgtccaggcccgtctgaagtttgccaatgaccatctggatgatccagaggaggaatgggaaaaggtcatgtggtctgatgagacaaaaatagagctttttggtctaaactccactcgccgtgtttggaggaagaagaaggatgagtacaaccccaagaacaccatcccaaccataaagcatggaggtggaaacatcattctttggggatgcttttctgcaaaggggacaggccgactgcaccgtattgaggggaggatagatggggccatgtatcgcgagatcttggccaacaacctccttccctcagtaagagcattgaagatgggtcgtggctggatcttccagcatgacaacgacccgaaacacacagccaaggcaactaaggagtggctcagtaagaagcatctcaaggtcctggagtggcctagccagtctccagacctgaacccaatagaaaatctttggagggaactGAAAGTTTGTATTGCCCAgagacagccctgaaacctgaaggatctggagaaggtctgtatggaggaatgggccaaaatccctgctgccgTGTGTGCAAACCttgtcaagaactacaggaaacgtatgatctctgtaattgcaaacaaaggtttctgtaccaaatattaggttctgcttttctgatgtatcaaatacttatgtcatgcaataaaatggaaattaattacttaaaaatcatacaatgtgattttctggatttttgttttacattccgtctctcacagttgaagtgtacctatgataaaaaattacagacctctacatgctttgtaagtcggAAAACCTGcagaatcggcagtgtatcaaatacttgttctccccactgtataaaacacaggaaCAATCAAGTTGTTGACTGCACTGGGCATTTAACCTAACTTTGGGGCTATATGTGTTCATCCTGTTGTTGCCACCAGGGTTTAAACTACTCTGACGGGGTTCCCTGTAAAAGTGTAGTCTGAGTACCAGTCTTTtcagctaacattccactccttgccactcctgtCATTAGCTTCTTAGAAAAAATAGCCGTGTCATTTTTATTCTAGCCTTGAAAATACAGTATTTCAACATCGTGTCTAGACGATAAAAGGCTACTCTAATCACTTGTGCTTGGCTGCCAAACCTACAGTAGTCCCCATAGGCCTAATATTTAAACTGAGGAAATGTTATCATAATCATTATTTTAGCGATCCACGTTAGACGTCCCTCCTAATGAAAAGAGCCCCCATCCTGCTGATGGACAGCTCACATCACTTGATACGTGCTTATGTATGAGAAAGTGAACATGCAATTTCCAAATAGAAGCTCAGTGGGGAATCAGGGATTCCCTGCTTTGCGATCTATTGCCTACCTCAACCGCCAGGATTTCATTAAATATGCCTACCCACTGGGCATACCACATCACTTCAACGTGGAAATATGGTTCATATTTGGTTGAGATGTCGATCAAagagatttcaacctttattcacccactcCAAAAGACAGCCAGGAGTTTGTTGAATTCCcattgtgttatcactgtgcgTTCAACCATAGTCCGAGTCGATATTCATGTAATAATAAGGAATTCCCCTCGACCACGCCAACAAATGTGGGAAAACAAACATTCTTTCTCATTGATCCCCAGTGTAAAAGAGGCAACTTTGTAGTTGATTTTAAGTTCTACAGAAATAACTAAACATGCCGAAAAGATGTTGTAACCAGGTCAAAAATGTCCAACCTACAGTTTGGAATGCTCCCACGTAGGGAAATAGAACCCGCGAAAAGAGCCCTGTGGCATCAGGCTACTTCTCGGAGTGGAAGAGTGGTACATTGTTGAGAACTGGTATCCAAGTAGGCTACACGTAGCTAGCTATGTCTGTGGAAAATGTTTCCTCCCAGgtaagacatttaacttgtttagAATAGTCCATTTGTTACTTCattcactacttgtagctgtatagtccgtttgtttgtgttgtttgtcTTTGGCTagcttaaccctcctgttgtgttcgtttcatttTAATTAgttctgtgttcccggtccaaaatggccaccccattatagctgattatacatccataacaatacagtacatatattATCACATAATGTTGTGTTACATCTTTTTTTTATCAACTTAAGCTCTTGTGAACATcacaagttttgaacttctatttgctatcaATGGcgtgtaggcctcattgacctgagctcatacaacttgtttttgagtaaaaaaaaaaacataatgtaTGGAtcattttgactataacaaatactcagatgaaacatattgtgctatttatcacaagctactttgtgtcaaagtttaacaaggactctctcctcctcaccagtgtcatgatcaaagatatgaccAAAGAGCCTCATAcagtttggtcattgtgctgccgcagaatgaattgtgagcaaggcctcaaaaaagctttatatatcagagctgcgagaaaagttctatatattattgaaacaatgttgtgattgtttgtgagaatgccaacagatGTGGTTCCGGTGGGGgaagattctattggggaaaggttcctgtgggggttgccatggaagccaagaagtggagtgaggtgtgtgtgtgcgtgtgtgtgtgtgtgtgtgtgtgtgtgtgtgtgtgtgtgtgtgtgtgtgtgtgtgtgtgtgtgtgtgtgatccaaacacacatacacgtgggggtctgggagaggaagtgtgtccatctgatgaatgggcatgtgcctgaactcaattttatacattaATTGcagtctcacccattcatttctaatgaccggtcaAAATGACCGGGAACACCatgtgtacaaaagttaaataaaacaccaaaAATGTTATTAAAATCATcaaaatgtgttttgtgtgttcagctgccctgtgtggacaaagtcatggaaccttatgacaatcagattaaattaactacattttttTCAGAGAGAAAGTCCGTCCAATcgaccggaacacagcaggagggttaatgTTCAGGTTGGTAGGTAGCTATCACTCACTCACGTGGCTGCTAGCACTGTCATGAAAAGGGGTAtgagggaagagggaaggaaTACAATATTACGTTTGTAGTGAGAACGCTCGGGAGGAGGCAATATTAAAAGGTCATTTTTAGACGGtgtacttttcttaaatgtagttttgtaatttACTAAAACAACCAGACAACAAGAAAATGTCACTTAATAAAAGTCAAGTTTTTGCTGTGAACCAATGtggtaacctaggtaaccacaggTTGTTTTCCCCACAGGCGGGCAGGGACGTGAAGTTCTGTAATACCGACTGGGAGTATCCAAAAGcccaaccaaattccaatggaaaaactatatctgtttttttgtttagttgtcatctaaatagcactgcactttcaaccatttaaaagcacaacaaagttaAAATGTggatacaatgtcagatattttgtatttatacaaCCCCTTATTGTacaaatattttgtatttatacaaccccttatcactgtgcttcatctaatagcaaaACCAAAATACCTGGATTGTATCTGAAATTACATCAAAAGTACATAGTGCAAATGATCAGTGCTGTTCGAGATTCTGCGCAGAATATTATaacaattgtgaagatctccacctGTGACCTGTGACCTTTGCATGCTATCTTAAAACATGCAcactttctatgattacataagaagacatttatggttacagtaggctaatctccaaatgtggccatggatgtgttatttattttatggtttaataaatactgttacattagtttgtaaaatagctttaactttaggctatttactgtattataaAATTATCAAAAGtattattgaattgtgtttggttgacaacacaaccaaatatcaacatttattaAAGGAGATGTATATTTTGCATCAAttacttagtctggctttaattccagtttgtccacaaattaataattgatatgttggattcacatctccatctcaaccaaaaatcaaaGTTAAAGAACATGACTAAGTCAAATCAAACTtcatttaaagtgcatttaaaggttgatttgatttagtcttatttgttaacttagatttttggttgagatggagacatgaatccaacatataaatTATTCATTTGTTGTCAAACAGGAATTAAAACCAGTTTAAGTCCGTGGCACAGATGGAACCCTCCCAACAGAAGATATAtgtccttcaaatgttgatatttgattgtgttgacaaccaaacacaattcaaaatccagtttgtctacaaaatAATAACTGATATGTGGTATTtatgtctccatctcaaccaaaaatctaagttaaagaataggactaaatctaaTTTATGTAATGAAGAAAATCTGCGCATTTTCCCACTAGTGGTGGGTTTCCACCAAATTGACTTGTTGTGGATCAAATCAGTGCGTGATGACCTACTGCACATTAAGTCTTAATGTAACGAATataaatctaaagttcaatgtgtttatatcacattttcaactctactgatggttttgtcacaaagcTGTTGAGTTAAATagaaaatgtgcctactctggtcttggcatgtGCGCTTTAGCCAActgctcacagatacagtgtgggtaggctGTGCGGTTAAGCTAGTACACAAGTTGAGATTCATTATGGATAAGAGCCAGAATATTTGTATTCCTCAAACAGCAGTCAAGCTTGAGATcctcatgtcaccagaataaaacCCGTGATATTTCTCAGAAAGGAGTATCAAGATCTCTGTGcgctttcaccaccctgtgaagttcatcataaatgatttaatctgtagcctaataaactgcattatTTCCCGAGTTGTAGTGAGAGGACCACCCACCATATCATCATGTAACTAAGttgacttcgatatgatggttattatattgaacaaaaat
It contains:
- the LOC139412087 gene encoding 5-hydroxytryptamine (serotonin) receptor 1A a, which encodes MDFINNGSENNNTTTAFPDVVDVIPEWGDNDKEKGSRSVPEVELSYQVITSLLLGALILCSIFGNACVVAAIALERSLQNVANYLIGSLAVTDLMVSVLVLPMAALYQVLNKWTLGQEICDIFISLDVLCCTSSILHLCAIALDRYWAITDPIDYVNKRTPRRAVLLISVTWLIGFSISIPPMLGWRKAEDRANPDACTISQDPGYTIYSTFGAFYIPLILMLVLYGRIFKAARFQVWKTVKKSEKAKVSDKCLAVSPAIFHKKVNVEAGGKNWKHSVEPTSKPSCVNGAVNHGENCESLEIIEVTNNSKNHLPLPNTPQSSHEVENRNEKNAEAKRKIALARERKTVKTLGIIMGTFIFCWLPFFIVALVLPFCADSCYMPEWLGAVINWLGYSNSLLNPIIYAYFNKDIQSAFKKIIKCKFHRQ